The Capsicum annuum cultivar UCD-10X-F1 unplaced genomic scaffold, UCD10Xv1.1 ctg28241, whole genome shotgun sequence genomic interval TGTTTTTCAGTGACTCTCCTGATCTAACTCTTCGAGTTTTTTGTGATAGTGATTGGGCGTCTTGCCCTGACAGTCGTTGTTCTGTTACTGGTTTTTGTGTCTTACTTGGTGATAGTTTGATCAGCTGGAAGTCCAAAAAGCAGCCTGTAGTTTCTCTTTCTTCTACGGAGTCTGAATATCTCTCGTTGAGTAAAGCTGTGGGTGAGATTACATGGTTATCACGTCTTCTTTCTGATTTTGGCATCCAAATCTCTCTACATGTTCCTGTTTTTTGTGATAGCCAGTCCGCCATTCATATTGCCAGGAACCCGGTCTTCCATGAACGCACGAAACACATCTAATTGGATTGCCACTTTGTTCGTGCCAAGCTTAGTGCT includes:
- the LOC124890980 gene encoding uncharacterized mitochondrial protein AtMg00810-like, translating into MQAALHLLRYLKGSPGFGLFFSDSPDLTLRVFCDSDWASCPDSRCSVTGFCVLLGDSLISWKSKKQPVVSLSSTESEYLSLSKAVGTRSSMNARNTSNWIATLFVPSLVLD